CTGCTCTTTTACTCTAAAATCGTGTAATCCGCTTGCATATACGGCGGTCTGGCTATGATCAGAAATCCCCAGATATTCATAGCCCAAATCACGACAGTGCTCAGCCATTTGACGCAAAGTATGTCTACCGTCACTGTAGGTGGAGTGATTGTGTAGGATACCTTTGAGGTCATTCATTTCTACCAGCTCAGGTAGCTTGTTTTGTTTGGCCAGGTCGATCTCAAACTCGCCTTCTCTCATTTCCGGCACTACGAGCGATAGTCCTGCTGCTTTGTAAATCGCTTCTTCGGATTCAAATTGTTTTTCTTGTACTACCTGCTTCAAATTTTTATCGCCATCGATTGGCGCATGCAGATGCTTGGGGTTAGCGGTGGTTTCTACTAAGGTATTGTAGAACTGCGCTGTTGCGCAAAATCGGATTTTGACAGGTATTACACATTCATCGAAAGTTCCACTCCAGGTCAGTGGACCAGAGAGTTTCTCGTTTTCGTCAAACCCTTCCACGCTACTAATCACCTTTCTGGTCGCTTCGAAATCATCGGAAGCCACTAGAAATTCTAAACAACCGATGACCTCCATCCTACGACGCAGATCGCCAGTTTCGGAAAATAGTGTAATTCCAGGTTGCTTCTCAAAGGCAGCCAAAATGTTGATCATGAATGGCTCTACATTGGCATATCGCTCGAAGCCTCTGCAGTCGAGTGTAAACTGCACCGCCTGCATCAAGGTATCTTGAGTTTTGTCTGCAAACCCTTTGAGCTTAGACACTTTCCCTTGTTGGCAAAGGAGTAGTAGATCATCTAGATTTTCAGCGCCACCATCTTTCCAGAGCACGGCAATTTTCTTTGGGCCGAAGCCAGAAATTTTGAACATCTCAACAACGCCCTCTGGTGTATCTTGTAAGAGCTGATCCATACTTTCAAATGAACCTCTTTCCAGAAGCTGAGTAATATTTGCTGCCATTCCCTTGCCGATGCCTTCAATTTTCGGAATTTCGTCTATCTGCATCGTACTCATCTCAGTATCCAACGCGCTGA
The sequence above is drawn from the Reichenbachiella sp. genome and encodes:
- the polX gene encoding DNA polymerase/3'-5' exonuclease PolX; the encoded protein is MTNAEIKSKLKLASQLMELHGDNPFKIRGYQTAADTISALDTEMSTMQIDEIPKIEGIGKGMAANITQLLERGSFESMDQLLQDTPEGVVEMFKISGFGPKKIAVLWKDGGAENLDDLLLLCQQGKVSKLKGFADKTQDTLMQAVQFTLDCRGFERYANVEPFMINILAAFEKQPGITLFSETGDLRRRMEVIGCLEFLVASDDFEATRKVISSVEGFDENEKLSGPLTWSGTFDECVIPVKIRFCATAQFYNTLVETTANPKHLHAPIDGDKNLKQVVQEKQFESEEAIYKAAGLSLVVPEMREGEFEIDLAKQNKLPELVEMNDLKGILHNHSTYSDGRHTLRQMAEHCRDLGYEYLGISDHSQTAVYASGLHDFRVKEQQEEIKKLNEELAPFKIFSGIESDILNDGSLDYPNDILTSFDFIVASVHSGLNMDVTKATNRLLTAIHNPYTTILGHMTGRLILEREGYPVDHKAVIDACAEQGVVIEINASPYRLDIDWRWVHYALEKGVMLSINPDAHKMEGYKDMYYGLLAGRKGGLTKEMCLNAMNLEEISKYFEGRKK